One Brassica napus cultivar Da-Ae chromosome A1, Da-Ae, whole genome shotgun sequence genomic region harbors:
- the LOC106425466 gene encoding asparagine--tRNA ligase, chloroplastic/mitochondrial isoform X2: protein MAAAFLPATSLRLTPFSTLRFLSFFPISNPSHYSLFRPHRRPLFEDSPANSRRRCFCTATSVSPSSSDGKNNHEQRIGSKVGEFRKKLRIAEVKGGADEGLGRVGQSLSVMGWVRTLRSQSSVTFIEINDGSCLSNLQCVMNPDAEGYDQVEAGSVLTGASVCVQGTIVASQGTKQKVELKVHKIILVGKCDSSYPIQKKRVSREFLRTKAHLRPRTNTFGAVARVRNTLAYATHKFFQESGFVWVASPIITASDCEGAGEQFCVTTLIPSSHETTNTSIDAIPKTKGGLVDWSQDFFGKPAFLTVSGQLNGETYATALSDIYTFGPTFRAENSNTSRHLAEFWMIEPELAFADLDDDMACATAYLQYVVKYVLDNCKEDMEFFDTWIEKGIIHRLSVKWGLDLQSEHERYITEEAFGGRPVIIRDYPKEIKAFYMRENDDGKTVAAMDMLVPRVGELIGGSQREERLGVLEARLDELKLDKESYWWYLDLRRYGSVPHAGFGLGFERLVQFATGIDNIRDVIPFPRSPGSADF, encoded by the exons ATGGCGGCGGCGTTTCTGCCGGCGACGTCACTCCGTCTCACTCCATTCTCTACTCTCCGTTTCTTATCCTTCTTCCCCATCTCTAATCCTTCTCATTACTCTCTCTTCCGCCCTCATCGCCGCCCGCTTTTCGAAGATTCTCCGGCAAATTCTCGCCGGAGATGCTTTTGCACCGCTACTTCTGTATCTCCCAGTTCCAGTGACGGAAAGAACAATCATGAGCAACGAATTGGGAGTAAAGTCGGAGAATTTAGGAAGAAGCTGAGGATAGCTGAAGTGAAAGGAGGAGCAGACGAAGGTCTGGGTCGGGTGGGGCAGAGCCTCAGCGTTATGGGTTGGGTTCGAACACTTCGATCTCAGAGCAGTGTCACATTCATCGAGATAAACGATGGCTCATGCTTATCAAACTTGCAATGTGTGATGAATCCGGACGCAGAGGGGTATGATCAG GTAGAAGCTGGTTCGGTTTTGACTGGAGCATCTGTATGTGTACAAGGTACTATTGTGGCCAGCCAGGGGACTAAGCAAAAGGTGGAGCTTAAGGTTCACAAAATCATTCTG GTTGGAAAGTGTGACTCTTCCTATCCCATCCAGAAGAAGAGGGTCAGCCGGGAGTTTTTGAGAACCAAGGCTCATCTTCGTCCCAGAACCAATACTTTTGGCGCG GTGGCTAGAGTTAGGAATACTCTGGCGTATGCTACACACAAGTTCTTTCAAGAAAGTGGATTTGTCTGGGTGGCAAGCCCTATTATCACTGCCTCCGATTGTGAAGGCGCTGGTGAACAGTTCTGTGTCACCACTCTC ATCCCCAGCTCCCATGAGACCACCAATACTTCCATCGATGCAATTCCGAAAACAAAGGGAGGGTTGGTCGATTGGTCTCAG GACTTCTTTGGGAAACCAGCGTTCTTGACCGTCTCTGGGCAGCTCAATGGAGAAACTTATGCCACCGCTCTCTCAGAT ATATACACATTTGGTCCTACATTTCGAGCTGAGAACTCCAACACCTCCAGGCACTTGGCTGAATTCTGG ATGATTGAACCAGAACTTGCTTTTGCCGACCTGGATGATGACATGGCTTGTGCCACCGCCTACCTCCAGTACGTC GTTAAATACGTTCTTGATAATTGCAAGGAAGACATGGAGTTTTTTGATACATGGATTGAGAAAGGAATCATTCATCGCTTGAGT GTGAAGTGGGGACTGGATTTGCAGAGCGAGCATGAAAGGTACATAACAGAAGAGGCATTTGGGGGTCGCCCTGTGATAATAAGAGATTATCCAAAGGAGATAAAAGCGTTTTACATGCGTGAGAATGATGATGGGAAGACAGTCGCAGCAATGGATATGCTCGTGCCTCGG GTAGGGGAGCTGATAGGTGGAAGCCAAAGAGAGGAAAGACTTGGAGTGTTGGAAGCGAGACTTGATGAGTTGAAACTCGACAAAGAGAGCTACTGGTGGTACCTCGACCTCCGTCGCTATGGTTCAG
- the LOC106425466 gene encoding asparagine--tRNA ligase, chloroplastic/mitochondrial isoform X1: MAAAFLPATSLRLTPFSTLRFLSFFPISNPSHYSLFRPHRRPLFEDSPANSRRRCFCTATSVSPSSSDGKNNHEQRIGSKVGEFRKKLRIAEVKGGADEGLGRVGQSLSVMGWVRTLRSQSSVTFIEINDGSCLSNLQCVMNPDAEGYDQVEAGSVLTGASVCVQGTIVASQGTKQKVELKVHKIILVGKCDSSYPIQKKRVSREFLRTKAHLRPRTNTFGAVARVRNTLAYATHKFFQESGFVWVASPIITASDCEGAGEQFCVTTLIPSSHETTNTSIDAIPKTKGGLVDWSQDFFGKPAFLTVSGQLNGETYATALSDIYTFGPTFRAENSNTSRHLAEFWMIEPELAFADLDDDMACATAYLQYVVKYVLDNCKEDMEFFDTWIEKGIIHRLSDVVEKEFLQLSYTDAIELLLKANKNFEFPVKWGLDLQSEHERYITEEAFGGRPVIIRDYPKEIKAFYMRENDDGKTVAAMDMLVPRVGELIGGSQREERLGVLEARLDELKLDKESYWWYLDLRRYGSVPHAGFGLGFERLVQFATGIDNIRDVIPFPRSPGSADF, translated from the exons ATGGCGGCGGCGTTTCTGCCGGCGACGTCACTCCGTCTCACTCCATTCTCTACTCTCCGTTTCTTATCCTTCTTCCCCATCTCTAATCCTTCTCATTACTCTCTCTTCCGCCCTCATCGCCGCCCGCTTTTCGAAGATTCTCCGGCAAATTCTCGCCGGAGATGCTTTTGCACCGCTACTTCTGTATCTCCCAGTTCCAGTGACGGAAAGAACAATCATGAGCAACGAATTGGGAGTAAAGTCGGAGAATTTAGGAAGAAGCTGAGGATAGCTGAAGTGAAAGGAGGAGCAGACGAAGGTCTGGGTCGGGTGGGGCAGAGCCTCAGCGTTATGGGTTGGGTTCGAACACTTCGATCTCAGAGCAGTGTCACATTCATCGAGATAAACGATGGCTCATGCTTATCAAACTTGCAATGTGTGATGAATCCGGACGCAGAGGGGTATGATCAG GTAGAAGCTGGTTCGGTTTTGACTGGAGCATCTGTATGTGTACAAGGTACTATTGTGGCCAGCCAGGGGACTAAGCAAAAGGTGGAGCTTAAGGTTCACAAAATCATTCTG GTTGGAAAGTGTGACTCTTCCTATCCCATCCAGAAGAAGAGGGTCAGCCGGGAGTTTTTGAGAACCAAGGCTCATCTTCGTCCCAGAACCAATACTTTTGGCGCG GTGGCTAGAGTTAGGAATACTCTGGCGTATGCTACACACAAGTTCTTTCAAGAAAGTGGATTTGTCTGGGTGGCAAGCCCTATTATCACTGCCTCCGATTGTGAAGGCGCTGGTGAACAGTTCTGTGTCACCACTCTC ATCCCCAGCTCCCATGAGACCACCAATACTTCCATCGATGCAATTCCGAAAACAAAGGGAGGGTTGGTCGATTGGTCTCAG GACTTCTTTGGGAAACCAGCGTTCTTGACCGTCTCTGGGCAGCTCAATGGAGAAACTTATGCCACCGCTCTCTCAGAT ATATACACATTTGGTCCTACATTTCGAGCTGAGAACTCCAACACCTCCAGGCACTTGGCTGAATTCTGG ATGATTGAACCAGAACTTGCTTTTGCCGACCTGGATGATGACATGGCTTGTGCCACCGCCTACCTCCAGTACGTC GTTAAATACGTTCTTGATAATTGCAAGGAAGACATGGAGTTTTTTGATACATGGATTGAGAAAGGAATCATTCATCGCTTGAGT GACGTAGTTGAGAAAGAATTTCTTCAGCTGAGTTACACAGACGCCATTGAACTTCTTCTGAAAGcaaacaaaaattttgaattccCG GTGAAGTGGGGACTGGATTTGCAGAGCGAGCATGAAAGGTACATAACAGAAGAGGCATTTGGGGGTCGCCCTGTGATAATAAGAGATTATCCAAAGGAGATAAAAGCGTTTTACATGCGTGAGAATGATGATGGGAAGACAGTCGCAGCAATGGATATGCTCGTGCCTCGG GTAGGGGAGCTGATAGGTGGAAGCCAAAGAGAGGAAAGACTTGGAGTGTTGGAAGCGAGACTTGATGAGTTGAAACTCGACAAAGAGAGCTACTGGTGGTACCTCGACCTCCGTCGCTATGGTTCAG